One stretch of Arachis hypogaea cultivar Tifrunner chromosome 20, arahy.Tifrunner.gnm2.J5K5, whole genome shotgun sequence DNA includes these proteins:
- the LOC112784597 gene encoding ras-related protein RABC1, which yields MDSSSSQEFDYLFKLLMIGDSGVGKSSLLLCFTSDTFDDLAPTIGVDFKVKYVMMDGKKLKLAIWDTAGQERFRTLTSSYYRGAQGIIMVYDVTRRETFTNLSEVWAKEIELYSTNQDCIKMLVGNKVDKESDRVVTKKEGIDFAREYGCLFIECSAKTRVNVQQCFEELVLKILDTPSLLAEGSKGIKKNIFKDKPPQSDAATSGCC from the exons ATGGATTCAAGTTCGAGCCAGGAATTCGATTACCTGTTTAAGCTGTTGATGATTGGGGACTCCGGCGTCGGCAAGAGCAGCCTTCTTCTCTGTTTCACCTCCGATACCTTCGACGATCTCGCCCCCACCATTG GTGTTGATTTTAAGGTCAAGTATGTAATGATGGATGGTAAAAAGCTCAAGCTTGCTATCTGGGATACAG CTGGTCAGGAGAGATTCAGAACATTGACAAGTTCGTACTACCGAGGGGCACAAGGGATCATTATGG TTTATGATGTAACTCGGCGAGAAACATTTACAAACCTCTCTGAAGTGTGGGCAAAGGAAATAGAACTTTATTCAACAAACCAAGACTGTATCAAGATGCTTGTAGGAAACAAAGTGGATAAG GAGAGTGatagagttgtgacaaagaaagAGGGAATTGACTTTGCAAGGGAATACGGTTGCCTATTTATTGAATGCAGTGCTAAAACTCGAGTAAATGTACAACAATGCTTTGAAGAGCTTGTTTTGAAG ATTTTGGATACACCTAGCCTCTTAGCCGAGGGTTCTAAGGGGATTAAGAAGAACATTTTTAAGGACAAGCCACCGCAATCTGATGCAGCCACAAGTGGTTGTTGCTGA